One segment of Deinococcus sp. Leaf326 DNA contains the following:
- the pepF gene encoding oligoendopeptidase F, with translation MTNNQKGALPARADAPREQTWDIEALYPSVAAWEAEAQAMPAAIDALAAYAGTLGNSPEALLLYLKVSDDLELRLARFFSYASMGASVDGRDAEAAARRDRASSVAARYGSVSAFMKPELLSLDEAKLRGWLDTPEFRDHKVRLERVLRGKPHVRSAEVEELLGAVQAPFSSERGIHPALANMDLRFGTAGGEAVTQGNVDRLTSAPEREVRREAWENYADAHLAVRHSQAAMYATNVRQNVFLARARHYPDAITATLAPDRIPTEVVTTLLDTYRANTPTWHRYWRVRREWLGLPELREYDVKAALVPPREVSYAQAVGWIADGMAPLGEDYVRDMVSGLTTERWVDYAENEGKRQGAYSNGGGRVKPYIFMTWNGTVGSYSTLAHEIGHSMHSLLSTREHPYSVPRYTLFHAEVASNFNQAMVRSHLMKEARAAGDVEFEVALIEEALGNFHRYFFIMPTLAAFELEAYRRVEAGGTLSAPDLIALTADLLSQGYGDGVTMDRERSGILWAQFSTHLYANFYAYQYATGISAAHQLLEQFTAAPDTARETYLRFLKSGGSLDPIDALREAGVDMLSPEPVQATFRTLAGYVDRLEELLLKRRN, from the coding sequence ATGACCAACAACCAAAAAGGGGCGCTGCCCGCCCGCGCCGACGCGCCGCGCGAGCAGACCTGGGACATCGAGGCCCTCTATCCCAGTGTGGCGGCCTGGGAAGCCGAGGCCCAGGCCATGCCCGCCGCCATCGACGCCCTGGCCGCCTACGCGGGCACGCTGGGCAACAGTCCCGAGGCGCTGCTGCTGTACCTCAAGGTCAGCGACGACCTCGAACTGCGGCTGGCACGCTTCTTCTCGTATGCCAGCATGGGTGCGAGTGTGGACGGCCGCGACGCCGAGGCCGCCGCCCGCCGCGACCGTGCGAGCAGCGTTGCCGCGCGCTACGGCAGCGTCTCGGCGTTCATGAAGCCCGAACTGCTTTCGCTTGACGAGGCGAAGTTGCGCGGCTGGCTCGATACCCCCGAGTTCCGGGACCACAAGGTGCGCCTGGAGCGCGTGCTGCGCGGCAAGCCCCACGTCCGCTCGGCTGAGGTCGAGGAACTGCTCGGCGCGGTACAGGCCCCCTTTTCCAGTGAACGCGGCATCCACCCGGCGCTCGCCAACATGGACCTGCGCTTCGGAACGGCCGGTGGCGAGGCCGTCACCCAGGGCAACGTGGACCGCCTGACCTCCGCCCCGGAGCGCGAAGTGCGCCGCGAGGCCTGGGAGAACTACGCCGACGCCCACCTCGCCGTGCGGCACTCGCAGGCGGCGATGTACGCGACCAACGTGCGTCAGAACGTCTTTCTGGCCCGCGCCCGCCACTACCCCGACGCGATCACGGCGACCCTGGCGCCCGACCGTATCCCGACTGAGGTCGTGACGACGCTGCTCGACACCTACCGCGCCAACACGCCGACCTGGCACCGCTACTGGCGCGTGCGCCGCGAGTGGCTGGGCCTGCCTGAGCTGCGCGAGTACGACGTGAAGGCCGCCCTGGTCCCCCCCCGCGAGGTGAGCTACGCCCAGGCCGTGGGGTGGATCGCTGACGGTATGGCCCCGCTGGGCGAGGACTACGTGCGCGACATGGTCTCGGGCCTGACCACCGAGCGCTGGGTGGACTACGCCGAGAACGAGGGCAAGCGCCAGGGCGCCTACAGCAACGGCGGCGGGCGGGTCAAGCCGTACATCTTCATGACCTGGAACGGCACCGTGGGCAGCTACAGCACCCTGGCCCATGAGATCGGTCACTCGATGCACTCGCTCCTGAGCACCCGCGAGCACCCCTACAGCGTGCCGCGCTATACGCTGTTCCATGCCGAGGTTGCCAGCAATTTCAACCAGGCGATGGTGCGCTCTCACCTTATGAAAGAGGCCCGCGCCGCCGGCGACGTGGAGTTCGAGGTCGCCCTGATCGAGGAAGCGTTGGGCAACTTCCACCGCTACTTCTTCATCATGCCCACGCTGGCCGCTTTCGAGTTGGAGGCCTACCGCCGCGTCGAGGCGGGTGGTACTCTCTCGGCTCCCGACCTCATCGCCCTGACGGCCGACCTGCTCTCGCAGGGCTACGGCGACGGTGTGACGATGGACCGCGAACGCAGCGGCATCCTGTGGGCGCAGTTCTCCACCCACCTGTACGCCAACTTCTACGCCTACCAGTACGCCACCGGCATCAGCGCGGCGCACCAGCTTCTTGAACAGTTCACGGCCGCGCCCGATACGGCCCGCGAGACCTACCTGCGCTTCCTGAAGTCCGGCGGCAGCCTCGACCCCATCGACGCGCTGCGCGAAGCCGGCGTGGACATGCTCTCGCCCGAGCCGGTGCAGGCGACCTTCCGCACTCTGGCCGGCTACGTGGACCGCCTCGAAGAGCTGCTGCTGAAGCGCAGGAACTAG
- the sucD gene encoding succinate--CoA ligase subunit alpha has translation MGILVGKDSKVIVQGITGREGANHARAMRDFGTSVVAGVTPGKGGQNFEGWPVYNSVAEAKAAHGANVSIIFVPPAGAADAVLEAAHAGMPLIVLITEGVPTIDMMRAVQEVRDLDAKSRAQGGEGVRLIGGNCPGLVTNGEAKVGIMPNRIYEKPGRIGLISRSGTLTYEAAKLLNDAGLGTSTTVGIGGDPVIGTTFADVLPMFEADPDTDAVIVIGEIGGADEEAAAEYIAKNMKKPVVAFISGRSAPKGKRMGHAGAIIMGDVGTPESKLAAFGAAGVPVADTMPEIIDLIKQALNK, from the coding sequence ATGGGCATTCTGGTCGGTAAGGACAGCAAGGTTATCGTGCAGGGCATCACCGGGCGTGAGGGCGCCAACCACGCCCGCGCCATGCGCGACTTCGGCACGTCGGTCGTCGCGGGCGTGACCCCCGGCAAGGGCGGACAGAACTTCGAGGGCTGGCCCGTGTACAACAGCGTGGCCGAGGCCAAGGCCGCCCACGGCGCCAACGTCAGCATCATCTTCGTGCCGCCCGCCGGGGCCGCCGACGCCGTGCTCGAAGCCGCGCACGCGGGTATGCCCCTGATCGTCCTGATCACCGAGGGCGTGCCCACCATCGACATGATGCGCGCCGTGCAGGAAGTGCGTGACCTCGACGCCAAGAGCCGCGCTCAGGGCGGCGAGGGCGTGCGCCTCATCGGCGGTAATTGCCCCGGTCTGGTCACCAACGGGGAAGCCAAGGTGGGCATCATGCCCAACCGCATCTACGAGAAGCCCGGCCGCATCGGCCTGATCTCGCGCTCGGGCACCCTGACCTACGAGGCCGCCAAGCTCCTGAACGACGCGGGCCTGGGGACCTCGACCACGGTGGGCATCGGCGGCGACCCCGTCATCGGCACCACCTTCGCCGACGTGCTCCCCATGTTCGAGGCCGACCCGGACACCGACGCCGTGATCGTCATCGGTGAAATTGGCGGCGCCGACGAGGAAGCCGCGGCCGAGTACATCGCCAAGAACATGAAGAAGCCCGTCGTGGCCTTCATCTCCGGTCGCTCGGCCCCCAAGGGCAAGCGCATGGGCCATGCCGGCGCCATCATCATGGGCGATGTGGGCACCCCCGAGAGCAAGCTCGCCGCCTTCGGGGCTGCGGGCGTGCCGGTGGCCGACACCATGCCCGAGATCATCGACCTCATCAAGCAGGCGCTGAACAAGTAA
- the bshA gene encoding N-acetyl-alpha-D-glucosaminyl L-malate synthase BshA: MQERPTVAVLCHTGAGGSGVVATELGLQVARAGHEVHFVGPAMPFRLMGHQGFQGPYFHQISSFAYALFDQPYPELAAANTLAEVIQEYGVDLTHAHYAIPHATAANHARAITGRGRVITTLHGTDVTLVGAEPAFRQTTRHAIERSDHVTAVSQFLAEQTREVFGTSREIEVIHNFVDSGRFVRITDPAVRARFAHPEEALIVHVSNFRPVKRVEDVVQVFARVASELPARLLMIGDGPERARAFDLARELGVIGRTQFLGSFPDVQTVLGISDLFLLPSSNESFGLAALEAMSCEMPVVASRAGGIPEVVEDGVNGFLADVGDVDAMADAALRVLRDRDLYTRMSAAARETAVTRFHPSRIVPQYLAAYRRTVDGAGGAAGC; the protein is encoded by the coding sequence ATGCAGGAACGTCCTACTGTTGCAGTGCTGTGCCATACCGGCGCAGGCGGGTCGGGGGTGGTCGCGACCGAACTGGGCCTCCAGGTGGCGCGCGCTGGCCACGAGGTCCATTTCGTCGGTCCCGCCATGCCCTTTCGCCTCATGGGCCATCAGGGTTTCCAGGGGCCCTACTTTCACCAGATCAGCAGCTTCGCCTACGCCCTCTTCGACCAGCCCTATCCCGAACTCGCGGCCGCCAACACGCTCGCCGAGGTGATTCAGGAATATGGGGTGGACCTCACGCACGCCCACTACGCCATTCCGCACGCCACGGCCGCCAACCACGCGCGGGCCATCACCGGGCGCGGCCGGGTCATCACCACGCTGCACGGCACCGACGTGACGCTCGTGGGTGCCGAGCCCGCCTTCCGGCAGACCACCCGGCACGCCATCGAGCGCAGCGACCATGTCACGGCCGTCTCGCAGTTCCTGGCCGAGCAGACCCGCGAGGTCTTCGGCACCTCGCGCGAGATCGAGGTGATCCACAACTTCGTGGACTCGGGACGCTTCGTGCGCATCACCGACCCCGCCGTGCGCGCCCGATTCGCCCACCCGGAAGAAGCCCTGATCGTGCATGTCAGCAACTTCCGGCCGGTCAAGCGGGTCGAGGACGTGGTGCAGGTTTTCGCGCGCGTGGCGAGCGAATTGCCCGCCCGCCTGCTGATGATCGGCGACGGCCCCGAGCGCGCCCGTGCGTTCGACCTCGCGCGCGAACTCGGCGTGATCGGGCGCACGCAGTTCCTGGGGTCCTTCCCCGACGTGCAGACGGTGCTGGGCATCAGCGACCTGTTCCTGCTGCCCAGCAGCAACGAATCCTTCGGCCTCGCGGCGCTGGAGGCCATGAGCTGTGAGATGCCGGTGGTCGCCTCGCGCGCCGGGGGCATTCCCGAGGTCGTCGAGGACGGCGTGAACGGCTTCCTGGCCGACGTGGGCGATGTGGACGCGATGGCCGACGCCGCGCTGCGCGTGCTGCGTGACCGCGACCTGTATACCCGTATGAGCGCCGCCGCCCGCGAGACGGCCGTGACGCGCTTTCATCCCTCGCGGATCGTGCCGCAGTACCTCGCGGCCTACCGGCGCACGGTCGACGGGGCGGGCGGGGCAGCCGGCTGCTGA
- the argC gene encoding N-acetyl-gamma-glutamyl-phosphate reductase, whose product MTPSERLSVAIVGGSGYAGGEFLRLALSHPHLEVTQVTSERSAGLPVSMVHPNLRGRTNLKFRKAAELDAADIVVLALPHNSAAKRITEFTEKGRIVVDLSADFRLKDPEVYRATYGEAHPAPEQLGEWVYGNPELHREDLRGATRIACAGCFATSVILALYPLLKLGVLLPKDIIATGLVGSSAAGASASEASHHPERAGSLRVYKPVGHRHTAEASQELPGRFPLHLTAISTPRVRGILTTAQAWLPDGYSERDIWSAYREVYAAEPFIRIVKAARGIHRYPDPMLLDGTNYCDIGFELDTETGRVVLMSAIDNLVKGTAGHAVQSLNIACGWEETAGLDFAGLHPA is encoded by the coding sequence ATGACTCCTTCCGAACGTCTGAGCGTCGCCATCGTGGGCGGCAGCGGCTATGCGGGCGGCGAGTTCCTGCGCCTTGCCCTGAGCCACCCTCACCTCGAAGTCACCCAGGTCACGAGCGAGCGCTCGGCCGGGTTGCCCGTCTCGATGGTGCATCCCAACCTGCGTGGGCGCACCAATCTCAAGTTCCGCAAGGCTGCCGAACTGGACGCTGCCGACATCGTCGTGCTGGCGCTGCCGCACAACTCGGCCGCCAAGCGCATCACGGAATTCACCGAAAAGGGCCGCATCGTCGTGGACCTCAGCGCCGATTTCCGCCTCAAGGACCCGGAGGTCTACCGCGCGACCTACGGCGAGGCCCACCCGGCGCCCGAGCAGCTGGGCGAGTGGGTATACGGCAACCCTGAACTGCACCGCGAGGACCTGCGCGGCGCGACCCGCATCGCCTGCGCCGGATGCTTCGCCACGAGCGTGATCCTGGCGCTCTACCCCCTGCTCAAGCTGGGCGTACTGCTGCCCAAGGACATCATCGCCACCGGGCTGGTGGGCAGCAGCGCGGCCGGAGCCAGCGCCAGCGAGGCCTCGCACCACCCCGAGCGCGCGGGCAGCCTGCGCGTCTACAAGCCGGTCGGCCACCGCCACACGGCCGAGGCCAGCCAGGAACTGCCGGGCAGGTTCCCGCTGCACCTGACTGCCATCAGCACGCCCCGCGTGCGCGGCATCCTGACCACCGCCCAGGCCTGGCTGCCGGACGGCTACAGCGAGCGCGACATCTGGAGCGCGTACCGCGAAGTGTACGCGGCCGAGCCGTTCATCCGCATCGTGAAGGCGGCGCGCGGCATCCACCGCTACCCCGACCCCATGCTGCTCGACGGCACGAACTACTGCGATATCGGCTTCGAACTCGACACCGAGACCGGCCGCGTCGTCCTGATGAGCGCCATCGACAATCTGGTCAAGGGTACGGCCGGGCACGCCGTCCAGTCCCTGAACATCGCCTGCGGTTGGGAGGAAACCGCAGGTCTGGACTTCGCGGGCCTGCACCCGGCGTAA
- a CDS encoding TetR/AcrR family transcriptional regulator encodes MARTVNPIQDRARRAALEKAAYLALYERGFAGVTLADIAGHAGVSRGTLVYHFGSRAGLLGAVMRRFTRTIAVATRRALRQARSPDAKLRAYVDNQFFSVESTRRFTTVSLDFLAAATRDPELMAVQRDFQAGTLRLDLELARLAGEAGAARRAVHLRALVEGLSVRFLADPDPDLAAYREDCLAGLRAILGQE; translated from the coding sequence ATGGCGCGTACCGTCAATCCCATCCAGGACCGGGCCCGGCGCGCGGCGCTGGAGAAGGCGGCGTACCTCGCGCTGTACGAGCGCGGCTTCGCGGGGGTGACGCTGGCCGACATCGCCGGGCACGCCGGGGTGAGCCGGGGCACGCTGGTCTACCACTTCGGCAGCCGCGCGGGGCTGCTGGGCGCGGTCATGCGCCGGTTCACCCGCACCATCGCAGTCGCCACCCGGCGCGCGCTGCGCCAGGCCAGGAGCCCCGACGCCAAGCTGCGCGCCTACGTGGACAACCAGTTTTTCAGCGTCGAGAGCACGCGCAGGTTCACCACCGTCTCGCTCGACTTTCTGGCGGCGGCCACCCGCGACCCCGAACTCATGGCCGTGCAGCGCGACTTTCAGGCGGGCACCCTGCGCCTGGACCTCGAGCTGGCCCGGCTGGCGGGCGAGGCGGGGGCCGCCCGGCGCGCCGTGCACCTGCGCGCCCTTGTCGAGGGCCTGAGCGTGCGCTTCCTGGCCGATCCCGACCCCGACCTCGCCGCCTACCGCGAGGACTGCCTGGCCGGACTGCGGGCGATCCTGGGGCAGGAGTGA
- a CDS encoding Xaa-Pro peptidase family protein yields MTGPESRLDALRRDLGRAGVDALWVSDPANVRALSGFTSPADGKVLVTRGGATLYTDARYTVQAEQESALPAFIARPPATYEHAAAGLGGLRVGFEADSLTVAGLEDLQAAWPDVTLVPLRGVVQGLRAVKAPEESRQIRAAQALADRVFGEVRPLIRAGVTEQDVAYEIESRLLRAGAESAFGIIVASGPRGALPHGHASDRVIEDGDLVTVDMGARLGGYHSDMTRTVAVGNPSEEMRRIYRAVHEAEAAAVAAVKPGVRAADLDAVARDILTAHGLGEAFAHSLGHGVGLEVHERPGLRAMSEDVLEAGMIVTIEPGAYVPGLGGVRIEDLLLVTDDGHEVLSRSPIEAL; encoded by the coding sequence ATGACTGGACCAGAAAGCAGACTGGACGCCCTGCGCCGCGACCTCGGGCGGGCCGGGGTGGACGCCCTGTGGGTCAGCGACCCCGCCAACGTGCGCGCGCTGAGCGGCTTCACCAGCCCGGCCGACGGCAAGGTGCTCGTGACCCGGGGCGGCGCGACGCTCTACACCGACGCGCGCTATACGGTGCAGGCCGAGCAGGAGTCGGCGCTGCCGGCGTTCATCGCCCGGCCGCCCGCGACCTACGAACACGCCGCGGCCGGACTCGGCGGGCTGCGCGTCGGATTTGAAGCCGACAGCCTGACCGTGGCGGGGCTCGAAGACCTGCAGGCGGCGTGGCCGGACGTGACCCTGGTGCCGCTGCGCGGCGTGGTCCAGGGGCTGCGCGCCGTGAAGGCGCCCGAGGAGAGCCGGCAGATCCGCGCGGCGCAGGCACTGGCCGACCGCGTGTTCGGGGAGGTGCGCCCGCTGATCCGCGCCGGCGTAACCGAGCAGGACGTGGCGTACGAGATCGAGTCGCGGCTGCTGCGCGCCGGGGCCGAGAGTGCCTTCGGGATCATCGTGGCGAGCGGGCCGCGCGGCGCGCTGCCGCACGGGCACGCCTCGGACCGCGTGATCGAGGACGGCGACCTCGTGACGGTGGACATGGGCGCGCGTCTAGGCGGCTACCACAGCGACATGACGCGCACGGTGGCGGTCGGTAACCCCAGCGAGGAGATGCGCCGCATCTACCGCGCGGTGCACGAGGCCGAAGCCGCCGCCGTCGCCGCCGTGAAGCCGGGCGTGCGGGCCGCCGACCTCGACGCGGTAGCGCGTGACATCCTGACCGCGCACGGCCTGGGCGAGGCGTTCGCACACTCGCTGGGGCACGGAGTCGGCCTGGAGGTTCACGAACGCCCCGGCCTGCGCGCCATGAGCGAGGACGTACTGGAGGCGGGCATGATCGTCACCATCGAGCCGGGCGCCTACGTGCCGGGGCTGGGCGGTGTCCGCATCGAGGACCTGCTGCTCGTCACCGACGACGGGCATGAAGTGCTCAGCCGCTCGCCCATCGAGGCCCTGTGA
- a CDS encoding YbjN domain-containing protein, which translates to MTMETALLTLDTLAKYLKEKEVQLDMEENNGQRFIRMGWRFEMGDAAVLVSVNDGPNNTSRLEITCVTQKQYVERREEIAMMLNDRNRERAFARSIDGDGNVWLEYVGFYPTLAEMPQETFDTLFGGVLMHFQDDYATLEGYVPGPQLQQPQA; encoded by the coding sequence ATGACGATGGAAACTGCACTGCTGACGCTGGACACGCTGGCCAAGTACCTGAAGGAAAAGGAAGTCCAGCTGGATATGGAAGAGAACAACGGCCAGCGCTTCATCCGCATGGGATGGCGCTTCGAGATGGGCGACGCCGCCGTTCTGGTGTCGGTCAACGACGGCCCGAACAACACCAGCCGCCTGGAAATCACCTGCGTGACCCAGAAGCAGTACGTGGAGCGCCGCGAAGAGATCGCCATGATGCTCAACGACCGCAACCGCGAGCGCGCCTTCGCCCGCAGCATCGACGGCGACGGCAACGTCTGGCTGGAATACGTGGGCTTCTACCCCACCCTGGCCGAGATGCCCCAGGAAACCTTCGACACGCTGTTTGGCGGCGTGCTGATGCACTTCCAGGACGACTACGCCACCCTCGAAGGCTACGTGCCCGGCCCGCAGCTCCAGCAGCCCCAGGCCTGA
- a CDS encoding outer membrane lipoprotein carrier protein LolA has translation MRAEAILRGVKTLLPLTLILSLAGVAGAQSAQDILTRVDNAQKSAKDVSFRISGTAALESAAQKVDFTVRAIPAQNLARLQFAAPDALADNVVVADKNEVRQYLFLTNQVTVTPLNKASQGAGLGGLDFTQFSNTASLLKGYDVKLLGTSGAAGSRVYQLEATPRTGGSTDRTRVWITEAGWRPTRVQLVSTAGKTVADLTISAYKTNSGLSAATLRNLPKDAQVIRQ, from the coding sequence ATGAGAGCGGAAGCGATACTGCGAGGTGTGAAGACGCTTCTCCCCCTGACCCTGATCCTCTCGCTGGCCGGCGTCGCGGGTGCCCAGAGCGCCCAGGACATCCTGACCCGCGTGGACAACGCCCAGAAATCCGCCAAAGACGTCTCCTTCCGCATCAGCGGCACTGCCGCCCTGGAATCGGCCGCGCAGAAGGTGGATTTCACCGTGCGCGCCATTCCCGCTCAGAACCTTGCCCGGCTCCAGTTCGCTGCCCCTGACGCCCTGGCCGACAACGTGGTCGTGGCCGACAAGAACGAGGTACGTCAGTACCTCTTCCTGACCAATCAGGTGACGGTCACGCCCCTGAACAAGGCCTCGCAGGGCGCCGGGCTGGGCGGTCTGGACTTCACGCAGTTCAGCAACACGGCTTCGCTCCTCAAGGGCTACGACGTCAAACTCCTGGGCACGAGCGGCGCGGCCGGCAGCCGGGTCTATCAGCTCGAAGCCACGCCCCGCACAGGTGGCAGCACCGACCGCACCCGCGTCTGGATCACCGAGGCTGGCTGGCGTCCCACCCGCGTGCAGCTCGTGAGCACGGCCGGCAAGACGGTCGCCGACCTGACCATCAGCGCCTACAAGACCAACTCGGGCCTGAGCGCTGCCACCCTGCGCAACCTGCCTAAGGACGCCCAAGTCATCCGGCAGTAA
- a CDS encoding septal ring lytic transglycosylase RlpA family protein — MRTGLLRKGLLALALTLGAAPVADAASYRQHGQAVYYGGRYDRATRMTAAHRTLPFGTWVRVTHRTTGRSVVVKINDRGPFGNSRRVIDLSRTAASQLGITRQGVAPVTVTVIRRP, encoded by the coding sequence GTGAGGACCGGCCTGCTGCGCAAAGGGCTGCTGGCCCTGGCGCTGACACTGGGAGCCGCCCCGGTCGCCGACGCGGCGAGCTACCGCCAGCACGGCCAGGCGGTGTATTACGGCGGCCGCTACGACCGCGCGACCCGCATGACGGCCGCGCACCGCACGCTGCCCTTCGGCACCTGGGTGCGCGTCACCCACCGCACGACCGGGCGCAGCGTGGTCGTCAAGATCAACGACCGCGGCCCCTTCGGCAATAGCCGGCGCGTGATCGACCTATCCCGGACAGCCGCCTCGCAGCTGGGCATCACCCGCCAGGGTGTCGCGCCGGTCACCGTCACGGTGATTCGCCGGCCCTGA
- the sucC gene encoding ADP-forming succinate--CoA ligase subunit beta: MKLHEYQGKEILRQFGVNVQDGKVARTPDEVRGIAREYGQPVVVKAQVHVGGRGKAGGVKFSPTEDKAFENGEKILGMDIKGLTVNKVLVTKAVDIDAGTEYYVGMIVDRNVQSFTLMASAEGGMEIEEVAAATPEKIIKHRVDPVTGLRPYEAREVAIKAGFKGNLNKIADMMVKMSEAALARDAVLVEINPLFVDESGTPLALDTKFEIDDNAMYRHKDLADWRELEAEHPLEIEASKYGFAYVKLDGNVGVLGNGAGIVMTSLDVVNRAGAKPANFLDIGGGAKADIVYNAVKLVSKDSDVKAIFINIFGGITRADEVAKGVIQALQDGILTKPVRMRIAGTAEDEAKALLAEVNSPLIQMYPTMFEAADEAAKEANNAEAK; encoded by the coding sequence GTGAAACTTCACGAGTATCAGGGCAAGGAGATTCTGCGCCAGTTTGGCGTGAACGTGCAGGACGGCAAGGTCGCCCGCACGCCCGACGAAGTGCGCGGCATCGCCCGCGAGTACGGCCAGCCGGTCGTGGTCAAGGCGCAGGTTCACGTCGGTGGACGCGGCAAGGCCGGCGGCGTGAAGTTCAGCCCCACCGAGGACAAGGCTTTCGAGAACGGCGAAAAGATCCTGGGGATGGACATCAAGGGTCTGACCGTCAACAAGGTGCTCGTGACCAAGGCTGTCGATATTGACGCCGGCACCGAGTACTACGTCGGCATGATCGTCGACCGCAACGTCCAGAGCTTCACCCTCATGGCCTCGGCCGAGGGCGGCATGGAAATCGAGGAAGTCGCCGCCGCGACCCCCGAAAAGATCATCAAGCACCGCGTCGACCCCGTCACCGGCCTGCGGCCCTACGAGGCGCGCGAGGTGGCGATCAAGGCCGGCTTCAAGGGCAACCTGAACAAGATCGCCGACATGATGGTCAAGATGAGCGAGGCCGCGCTGGCGCGTGACGCCGTGCTCGTCGAGATCAACCCGCTGTTCGTGGACGAGTCGGGCACCCCGCTCGCCCTGGACACCAAGTTCGAGATCGACGACAACGCGATGTACCGTCACAAGGACCTCGCCGACTGGCGCGAACTCGAAGCCGAGCACCCGCTGGAAATCGAAGCCAGCAAGTACGGCTTCGCCTACGTCAAGCTCGACGGTAACGTCGGCGTGCTGGGCAACGGCGCGGGCATCGTGATGACCTCGCTCGACGTAGTCAACCGCGCCGGCGCCAAGCCCGCCAACTTCCTGGACATCGGCGGCGGCGCCAAGGCCGACATCGTGTACAACGCGGTCAAGCTCGTCAGCAAGGACAGCGACGTCAAGGCCATCTTCATCAACATCTTCGGCGGCATCACCCGCGCCGACGAAGTCGCCAAGGGCGTCATCCAGGCCCTCCAGGACGGCATCCTGACCAAGCCGGTGCGTATGCGCATCGCCGGGACGGCCGAGGACGAGGCCAAGGCGCTGCTCGCGGAAGTGAACAGCCCCCTGATCCAGATGTACCCCACCATGTTCGAGGCTGCCGACGAGGCCGCCAAGGAAGCCAACAACGCGGAGGCCAAGTAA
- a CDS encoding LEA type 2 family protein, translating into MRPLPLLLCPALLLAAGCAPAQRAVQVPTVQVESIRLSSLSLPTGAAPAYAGVTLELRVGNPNPVPVRLANIAGTLVVDGQGVGDVNLPDVRLPASGESRQTAELRIPVTLNTASAFLRVARGQEVSYRLDGTFTADLGVLGRPSFGPFTLSQGVWKQAAILPF; encoded by the coding sequence ATGCGCCCCCTCCCCCTGCTGCTCTGCCCCGCCCTGCTGCTCGCCGCCGGATGCGCCCCGGCTCAGCGCGCCGTCCAGGTACCCACCGTGCAGGTCGAGAGCATCCGCCTGAGCAGCCTGTCGCTGCCCACGGGCGCGGCGCCGGCCTATGCGGGCGTCACGCTGGAGCTGCGGGTCGGCAACCCCAACCCGGTGCCGGTGCGGCTGGCGAACATCGCGGGCACCCTCGTCGTAGACGGGCAGGGCGTGGGTGACGTGAACCTGCCGGATGTGCGGCTGCCCGCCAGCGGCGAGTCGCGGCAGACGGCCGAGCTCCGGATTCCGGTCACGCTGAACACGGCCTCGGCCTTCCTGCGCGTGGCGCGCGGCCAGGAAGTGAGCTACCGCCTCGACGGAACGTTCACGGCCGACCTCGGGGTACTGGGGCGGCCGAGCTTCGGTCCCTTCACCCTGAGCCAGGGGGTCTGGAAGCAGGCGGCCATCCTGCCCTTCTGA
- a CDS encoding helical backbone metal receptor: MSLRLASLASSNSDILAALGLSAQVVAADSHSDALGLEGARRLGPDLNIDVAALVATRPDLVLASLSVPGMERVVAEVRAAGLPILVLDPLTLEDTWADIQTIGDAAGQPARAQALVAGLRAELAALRADFPRPPRVLVEWWPRPIIAATRESWVTELLAALGARNALGERSGRSSPLTLAEVRAARPDLIVCSWCGVKKLRPEVIEARGLGVPVVCVPESGLGRPGPQLLEGARAVAAALARL; the protein is encoded by the coding sequence ATGTCCCTGCGCCTCGCCTCGCTGGCGTCCAGCAATTCCGACATCCTGGCGGCGCTCGGGCTCTCGGCCCAGGTCGTCGCGGCCGACTCGCACAGCGACGCGCTGGGGCTGGAGGGCGCGCGCCGCCTCGGCCCGGACCTGAACATCGACGTGGCCGCGCTGGTGGCCACCCGCCCCGACCTCGTCCTCGCCAGCCTCAGCGTGCCGGGCATGGAGCGCGTGGTCGCCGAGGTCCGGGCGGCGGGTCTGCCTATCCTCGTTCTCGACCCCCTCACGCTGGAGGACACCTGGGCCGACATCCAGACCATCGGGGACGCCGCCGGGCAGCCGGCGCGTGCGCAGGCACTCGTGGCGGGGTTGCGCGCCGAACTCGCCGCCCTGCGCGCGGACTTTCCCCGGCCGCCGCGCGTGCTCGTCGAGTGGTGGCCCCGGCCCATCATCGCGGCGACGCGGGAGTCGTGGGTCACGGAGCTGCTCGCGGCCCTCGGCGCGCGCAACGCCCTGGGGGAGCGCTCCGGGCGCAGTTCGCCCCTGACGCTGGCCGAGGTGCGCGCTGCGCGGCCCGACCTGATCGTGTGTTCGTGGTGCGGCGTGAAGAAACTGCGGCCGGAGGTGATCGAGGCCCGGGGGCTGGGGGTGCCGGTGGTCTGCGTGCCCGAGAGTGGGCTGGGGCGGCCCGGGCCCCAGCTGCTGGAGGGAGCGCGGGCGGTGGCGGCGGCTCTGGCTCGGCTTTGA